The Enteractinococcus fodinae genome has a segment encoding these proteins:
- a CDS encoding sodium/glutamate symporter, whose translation MDFTPWTILVDAGLIGLLLIIGAGLRAVIRPLQQLMIPASVLAGVLGLILGPQVLGWLPFSEHLSTYSSVLIAVVFAAVAMTDDFDVRKLNRNVGGFAAHGVLMYSLQVAIGMAVVLLVLQPLFDAPDALGVILFAGWVGGYGTAAAMGDAFADTDPEIASLAFTSATVGLIIGIVGGIIQARIAASRGHVKAFSSISMLPEAERTGVIREVNKRPSIGQHTHTGSSIESLGFQVSLVVMIAAVAYGLSLVIGHFWPTLSVPVFVLAFLTGLVVRSAMAKGRVAKYVDKPTLQSISGTATDVLIVAGIASIQPQVVADFGIELILLFVFGLVMMLFLGLWVAPRLMHDGWFERSIFTWGWSTGAVATGIAMLRVVDPKLKSNTLEDFGLAYIPVTPVEITAVTFVPPLVVAGAAWAVVGIWGVIAVAAVIVGLFIARANKREAAAVG comes from the coding sequence ATGGACTTTACCCCGTGGACCATTTTGGTTGATGCCGGTCTGATCGGCTTGCTCCTCATCATCGGCGCGGGATTACGCGCCGTGATTCGGCCTCTTCAACAGCTGATGATTCCGGCATCGGTGCTTGCCGGCGTCCTCGGGCTCATCCTGGGGCCACAGGTCCTCGGGTGGCTCCCATTTTCCGAACACTTATCCACGTATTCCTCGGTTCTGATTGCGGTCGTCTTCGCAGCGGTGGCCATGACGGATGACTTCGATGTTCGCAAGCTCAATCGCAACGTGGGGGGATTCGCTGCCCACGGTGTGCTGATGTACTCGCTGCAGGTCGCCATAGGGATGGCGGTCGTGCTGCTGGTGCTCCAGCCCTTATTTGATGCGCCCGATGCGCTGGGCGTCATCCTGTTTGCCGGCTGGGTCGGCGGATATGGTACCGCGGCTGCGATGGGGGATGCCTTTGCCGACACTGACCCCGAGATCGCGTCGTTGGCATTTACCTCAGCGACGGTCGGGCTGATCATCGGCATCGTCGGAGGGATTATTCAGGCGCGCATTGCTGCCAGCCGAGGTCATGTGAAGGCTTTCAGTTCGATTAGCATGCTGCCCGAAGCCGAACGCACGGGTGTCATCCGAGAAGTGAATAAGCGGCCATCGATCGGTCAGCACACCCACACGGGCTCTTCTATCGAATCCCTGGGCTTTCAGGTGTCCCTGGTCGTCATGATCGCAGCGGTGGCCTACGGGCTATCGCTGGTGATCGGGCATTTCTGGCCGACTCTGTCGGTGCCGGTATTCGTGTTGGCGTTTTTGACCGGGCTCGTCGTGCGATCCGCGATGGCCAAGGGGCGGGTGGCAAAATACGTCGATAAGCCCACCCTGCAGTCCATTTCGGGGACCGCGACGGATGTCTTAATTGTTGCCGGGATCGCCTCGATTCAGCCGCAGGTCGTGGCTGACTTCGGGATCGAATTGATTCTGCTGTTCGTCTTCGGACTGGTCATGATGCTCTTCTTGGGGCTGTGGGTCGCGCCACGGCTGATGCACGACGGTTGGTTCGAACGCTCCATTTTCACGTGGGGTTGGTCAACCGGTGCGGTAGCGACCGGTATCGCGATGCTGCGGGTGGTGGATCCCAAACTGAAATCCAATACCCTCGAGGACTTTGGACTGGCCTATATTCCCGTCACACCCGTAGAAATCACGGCCGTGACGTTTGTTCCGCCGCTCGTGGTCGCCGGAGCTGCCTGGGCTGTTGTAGGCATCTGGGGTGTCATCGCGGTGGCCGCAGTGATCGTCGGGTTGTTTATTGCCCGAGCCAATAAGCGCGAAGCCGCAGCGGTGGGCTAA